Within Flavobacterium pisciphilum, the genomic segment ATAAAACGCAAAAAGGCGCTCCGCCCGCAGGAAGGAGTGCCTTTTTGCCGCCCGACCTCGGGCTTATCCCACCCCGATGGGCTGTGAGCGGAAATCCTTCAAATTCAGGAAAAATCCCCTGTTGGGTGTCATCCCCTCACGAAAGAGGTTCCATAACAGCGAGCATCCCATCTGCGCCAAGGCAGAATTAATATACAAGTCCTGTTTGTCGAGCGCCTCGGCAAGCGAACAGCTTGGGGTGTCGTCCACCGCTTCCGACTGCTTTAGCAATTCGCCAAATTCCTCGGTCACAAACGGCAGGCGCTCCACCGTTTCAAAAATCCCAGACTTGGGTTGTCGAATCTCCCCAACGGTGGACAAAACAACCTGACCCGTGTACTGGCTGTTGCCAAAATCCATCCAGTATTTCGGGTCGTCCCTGTGATGCCTCTGATTGCTGTATTTTAAAATATCGGCAATCTCAAAACGGGAGCCTGCGCTGTCCGTACACGTGATATAAATCGTTGCCTTTGCATTTGCGGGCAGTTTTCCAAAGCAGTCCCTTTTAAATTTAACGGTTTCGGCTTTCCAGTTTGTTCCCATAAAACGGTTGGCACGGTTGATAAGTGCCACGGATTTGTACAGCCCTGTCTCACTGGGTGCAAAACGCTGTCTGCCCAGATTGGCATTTGTGATAATGTCATCATCCCAAAGGCGGACGCACAGCCCTGCATGCCCCAGCGATACGAGGCTGTGGTTCATCTCCATCAGGGCAGTCAGCACTTTTGAGCCTGTACCGCCTGCCCCTATGAGGTTGACCGTAATGGGATTTGTCGGGCTAATCAGGTACGGGTCTGTAAAATGGACTTTGGTTTTTCCTGTTTTCATGACAATAGGTTTTTAAGGGTTTTGTTATTGGTTTTTAAAAGGGCTGTCGGAAAGGGTCTGCCCGATGAGACAAGGTCTTTCCAAAGGCTCACGCAGTTTCCTTTTACGGGACTTGCCTCGCCCATTAAATGGCTGAAATAACTGTTGAAAAAATAATCTTCCCATGCATTTGTGAAGTCTTCCACGCACGCAGATTCGGTAATGCTGATATTGACCGACCCCATACAGACCCTGCCGTCCTCATAGATATTGAAAAACGGGGCGAAGTACAGCGGTGTTTTTTCGGTGGGTCTTTTATTGCCCGAAAGCGCAAAGACCCGCAGGCTGTTTTTGGTAGCCTGCCAGACCATGGGCGGGACATACGCTGTTTCGCACGGTATGCCCA encodes:
- a CDS encoding PRTRC system protein B, giving the protein MNTLTDITQDFGTLYHPKSALVFYESQGAQKDIYVEHFDMDKNGTPINAHPLTEREAEALAKALVTEKQKQTAFLKSGGILPTNILHINPSRDKGAVIWYTKSQKRSLYFIESLGIPCETAYVPPMVWQATKNSLRVFALSGNKRPTEKTPLYFAPFFNIYEDGRVCMGSVNISITESACVEDFTNAWEDYFFNSYFSHLMGEASPVKGNCVSLWKDLVSSGRPFPTALLKTNNKTLKNLLS
- a CDS encoding PRTRC system ThiF family protein, producing MKTGKTKVHFTDPYLISPTNPITVNLIGAGGTGSKVLTALMEMNHSLVSLGHAGLCVRLWDDDIITNANLGRQRFAPSETGLYKSVALINRANRFMGTNWKAETVKFKRDCFGKLPANAKATIYITCTDSAGSRFEIADILKYSNQRHHRDDPKYWMDFGNSQYTGQVVLSTVGEIRQPKSGIFETVERLPFVTEEFGELLKQSEAVDDTPSCSLAEALDKQDLYINSALAQMGCSLLWNLFREGMTPNRGFFLNLKDFRSQPIGVG